The Brachionichthys hirsutus isolate HB-005 unplaced genomic scaffold, CSIRO-AGI_Bhir_v1 contig_769, whole genome shotgun sequence genomic sequence AGTTTGTGGGCAGAAGGAGTTGCACCGAGTCATTGGGAACAAGCAGATGATTCTTTCAGGACTGCAGTGACACAGACTGTTAAATGTCTGCAGATGCCAATGAGCAATGCTTTAATTGTTGTTTGCTGTTGGTGTCTGGCTGGAGCAAACAAGTGGCTTGTTGTGGACTTCATTCCACACGCAGCTCTCGTTTTTAATGCCATGAGAATCTCAACTAAAAATAGTGAAGACGCAATGATTTCTTTCCGTTATTGTTTCAGAAACCCAATATTTTTCATGCATTGGCTTGTGTTATGAATACCAACGAGCACAAAAGTCGTGCGACTTCACCTCGGAATGGACTGATGGGAAGTTACCCCAATGGATAGCAGCCATGACGGACATGACGAACCCCGACTAGTTAATCCCTGTCTGAAACTTAGTGACTCCTACTTCCGCGAAGCGCACATACATGAGGAGAAActctaaaacacaaaacatgttCCTAAAAAGGCCCATAAAGGCAATAATTAAGGCAGTAACGAGATGCGGATCAAACACGCTCtctgctctgacacacacttTTCAGATGGAGGGGGCTGGTTGTGAAACGCCATGAGTCactgtctacccccccccccccccctactgccCTCATTCTGGGGGCAGTAATTAAGGTTGTTGGTTGGTCTCAGCCAGCAGGCAGTGAAGAAAAGTCTTCATTTCCAAATGTAcagatctgtttttgttgtaaCCTGATGGGattcacactgccgctgtttgctcccctttaaactgaccagagttcctttcctcggataatccgctccgtttgggctggtgtgaaagcacATCCGGATTTATTACACAAAGAGAACTTTAATCAGCGTCGCTAGGCCTTTGATTTATCCTCGGTACTTTCATTTCAGTCTTGTGATGAAGTATTCTTCTCTAGTGGTATTACAACTTTTACTTCTGATACTTCAATAGAAGTAATCGATTAACATCAACTAGCGTTGACCTTCTCCCAGATACCAAACTGAGAAATTCCGTCCTAATCTGTAgcattcaaaatgtaatcagaCACAGAGCCTTCCTGTGACGCTGATGTTGATGGCATAGATCTCTtgcgccctctagtggagagGCTTATTAGCACTGGAATCATTCACAATCATGGCACAAGCCACGAAGGGATCAAAAAGCATTATTTGTTAGCTGATATTGGAAAATGTCCTGTTAACTTCACAATAAGGGAAATCTCATTTATATCCACGTAAAAAGAAAAGTTATCAAAATAACAATATCACGTTCACCTGTGTTTCTCTTCCAGAATGTGAAGATGCTGCATCCTGTTGACCTCTTCACCGGCAACTTCACGGGCAACTTCACGGGCAACTTCATGGGCAACATCGCCACCGCCGGCGCGTCAGGCGGCCCCCGCTGCACCTACAAGGAAGACTTTAAACGCGTCTTACTCCCAGCTGTTTACAGCTTCGTCTTTCTGCTCGGCCTTCCCCTCAACGCCGCCGTCATACTGAAGATCTGGAGAACTCGGCCCAATCTGTCCAAAAACAACATCTACATGCTGAACTTGGCCATAGCCGACTTTCTCTACGTGATGTCGCTTCCCTTGCTCATCTACAACTACGGCAGTCGTGACTACTGGCCCTTTGGGGAGCTCGCCTGTAAACTGGTCAGGTTTCAGTTCTACAGGTGAGAAGTTTACCTGATCCAGGTCCAGCCTTTCTGAGCCTGTTTGGTCTTTGATAGAAGCCAGGAAGGCACGGTTAAGTTTCATCCGGCATTGGGAAGGGAGAGAtacgatacccccccccccccaaaaataaatacaaatgtttggACTGAATTCATGATGTTTCAGAAAGTTTCAGAAGTGAAACAGCATTAATAGATGTGGGAAGCCTGCCGCTGCAAACAGCTGGCAGGCTTCTCCTTTTTGAGAGTGACACTAGTCCGAGATGAACGTTCCTTCATCTGTTTGATCTGACagcctcttttcctttcttcttaGTAATCTGCACGGCAGCATTTTCTTCCTCACCTGCATCAGTGGGCTGCGCTACATGGGCATTTGCCACCCTCTTGCGATCTGGCACAAGCAAGCCGGTCGCAGGACGGCGTGGTGCATCTGTGGAGGCGTGTGGCTGGTCGTCGTCGTCCTGTGCGCGCCGACGTTTCTCTTCGCCGCGACGGGAATTCAGCGGAACCGCACGGTGTGTTACGATTTGAGCACGCCGAGGCGTTCGGTGGACTACTATCCTTACGGCATGGCCCTGACCTGCCTCGGATTCTTATTGCCTTTTATCGGCGTGATGGTGTGCTACTGTCGGATGGCCCAGATCCTCTGCCGCCCGGTGTCCTACCGGggcgtctccatggcaaccgggGAGAAACGGGACAAGGCGGTGCGGATGATCATTGTGGTTGTGGTGGTGTTCTGCGTAAGCTTCCTGCCGTTTCACCTCACTAAGACCGTGTACCTGGTGGTGCGTGCGCTGCCCGCTGCGCCCTGTGAGACGAGGAACCTGTTCTCAATCATCTATAAGAGCACCAGGCCGTTCGCCAGCATGAACAGCATTCTGGACCCGATTTTGTTCTACTTCACCCAGCCGCGCTACCGCCACAACACCAAAAGGTTTCTGCTCAAGGTCACCACCCTCAAAGACAAGGGCAGCGGTGGACCCTAAAGCTGAAGAGTGTTCTTTGACCTGTGTCGATCCTAGGAGGCTCCAAAGTCATAAAGTCATTGATCTAAcgcgcacgtcctctgtgcttgAACCTACCACTCAGTAATGAGCGTCTAAAACAGATGACTCAACAAGAAGCCTCTAAAATGTGGCGTGA encodes the following:
- the LOC137912643 gene encoding P2Y purinoceptor 3-like, which codes for MLHPVDLFTGNFTGNFTGNFMGNIATAGASGGPRCTYKEDFKRVLLPAVYSFVFLLGLPLNAAVILKIWRTRPNLSKNNIYMLNLAIADFLYVMSLPLLIYNYGSRDYWPFGELACKLVRFQFYSNLHGSIFFLTCISGLRYMGICHPLAIWHKQAGRRTAWCICGGVWLVVVVLCAPTFLFAATGIQRNRTVCYDLSTPRRSVDYYPYGMALTCLGFLLPFIGVMVCYCRMAQILCRPVSYRGVSMATGEKRDKAVRMIIVVVVVFCVSFLPFHLTKTVYLVVRALPAAPCETRNLFSIIYKSTRPFASMNSILDPILFYFTQPRYRHNTKRFLLKVTTLKDKGSGGP